The Chloroflexota bacterium genome includes the window GGTGGCCCTGGAGGTTGGCCTGCGCGCTATCCGCGACCACGACCCCGATGCGCCCGTGGTCGTGTCGGTGGGCTTCGACACGTTCTATCGCGACCCGATTGCCGATTTCGCGATCACAACCGATGACTACCGCCGGATCGGGGCCGCGATCGGTGCGCTGGACCTGCCGGTGATCGCTCTTCAGGAAGGCGGGTACGCCCTCGACGCCATCGGCGCCAACGCGGTCAGCTTCCTTGGCGGGCTCCAGGGCCGGGACAGCTAGGCGCCGCGATGACCGTCGATCCGGACAGCTACCTCGGGCGCGAGGTCGCCGGCTACCAGGTCGAGGAGGTCATTGGCCGGGGCGGGATGGGCGTCGTGTACCGGGCCGAGCACCTGCGCCTGGGGCGCAAGGTGGCGCTCAAGGTCGTAGCGCCCCAGATCGCGCGCGAGCCGAAGTTCCGGGAGCGCTTCCTGCGCGAGTCGCGGACAGCGGGCTCGCTGGACCATCCGAACGTGGTCCCGATCTATGACGCCGGGGAGGCGGACGGCGTCCTGTACATCGCCATGCGGTTCGTGGATGGCGTGGACCTGGCGACCCTGATCACGCGGGACGGGCGACTGGAGCCGGCACGCACGGCCCGCATCGTGGCCCAGGTCGCCAGCGCCCTTGACGCCGCGCACGAAGCCGGTCTCGTTCACCGCGACGTCAAACCCAGCAACGTGCTGCTCCCCGCTCGCGGCGCCGGCCGAGGCGAGCATGCCTATCTCGGGGACTTCGGCCTCACCAAGCGGGTCCTGTCCGAATCGGGCGTGACCGGATCGTCCGCCTTCCTGGGGACCATTGCGTACGTTGCGCCCGAGCAGATCGAGGGCCGTCCGGTGGACGCCAAGGCAGACCAGTACTCGCTGGCATGCCTCATCTACGAGTGCCTGACCGGGCATCGGCCGTTCGAGCGCGAGACCGATGTCGCGACCCTGTATGCGCACCTGCGCGATCCGTTTCCGAGTGTCGGGGACGCGGCGGAGCCGGATCTCCGATCCGCCCTGGACGGGGCCCTGGCCCGGGCGGCGGCCAAGAAGCCTGCGGAGCGCTTTGACTCGTGCGGCGACCTCGCCGAGGAGCTGGTTCGGATCACGGGTGCGACCACGGGGACCGGATCGCAACCGGTCGCGGTCCGGCGGGTCCGCTCCGCGGCGCAATCTCGCCGCCGGCTTGCGGCTGGTTTCGGTTCCGCCGCGGTGGTCGCGGCGCTGGCGATCGGGGGCTTCATCCTGTGGCAGAGCAACCAGTCCGCGGCACCGGTGATCACTGGTAACGGGGTGGCGATCATCGACACCGCGACCAACCAAGCTTCGCTTGGTGCTGAGCTCGCGAACGAGCCGACCGCGATCGCAGCCGACCCAACCGCGGCGTGGGTGACCCATTTCTCGGCCAGCCAGGTCTCGCGAGTGGATGCGGTGACCCGCATGGTGACCTCCATTCCGGTCGGGGCCGGGCCCGGGGCCGTGGTGGCCGGGGCGGCCGAGGGCCTGGTGTGGGTCGCCAATACGACGGCGGAGACGCTGTCCGAGATCGACGCTGAGAACCCGGGTAGGGGACCCACCACGATGGCCCTTCTCTTCCGGCCCGGAGCTTTGGCGCTGGGTGACGCGTTCCTATGGGTCATCGATACGCAGGCCGACAGCGTGACCCAGATCGACGCCGGAAGGTTGCGTTTGGAGAACGAACCAATCAGCGTCGGCGCCGAGCCAGTTGGAGTGGCCGCCGGCGGCGGCGCGGTGTGGGTTGCGAACAGCCTGGACCAGAGCCTGTCGCGGTTGGCGATCGGCCTCACCAGTGCCGACGCTCCCATCGCGCTCGGCTTCACCCCGGGCGCCCTGGCACTCGATGTGGATACCGATGCGCTGTGGATCGTGGATGCCGCCGGTGGCGCCGTGGTCCGGTACAACACCAGGTCCCGTGATCAGGTTGTCCGCGTCCCGGTGGGTTCCCGGCCGGCCGCGATCGCGATCGGCGGGGGCGGGGTGTGGGTCGCCAACTCCGGCGACGGGACCGTGTCCCGGATCGACCCCGCCACCAACGAGGTCGTGGCCATCATCGCCATCGGCGGTGCGCCGGTGGGCGTCGCCGTGTCCGGCGAGACGGTCTGGGTGGCTGTGGCGGGGCGCTGAGTGGAGAAGGCCGCAGCCGCGGTCATCGCGGTGGCCATCCTGACCGCGTGCGCGGGAGAGAGCGTTCCGGCCAGCCCTGGCCCCACGCAACCAAATGCCTCGCCGGAGGCCCAGGTTCAATGCGAGGACGTCCCGGTTCACGCCCCGGACGGACAAATCGTGTTTCTGACCGGCCGCTGGATCGGCAGCGGCGATCCGAACGCGGTTCCACGGCCATCGGTCTTCTATGTCCGACAGACGAACAGCTGTGTGGTGTGGGTCGGCCTGAGCGCAGAGGAGGGAGAAGCACTCGGGGAGTCCTGGATCGAGACCTTCTCGGGCCACATTCGCCCAGACTTGACGATCGTCGGGCTCTGGGACGAGTTGCCCGACGGCGGTCGCGGTGCCATCACGGTCGGCTTGGAGTTTGTGCCCGCTGGTAGCATGTTCGAGGTCCAGCTTCACCTCCGGGATTCCACTGGCGACATCCATCCCACCAAGAGCTGGGTTCGAGAGGACGCATCCACCTGAGACCGCTGGGCAGACTGTTCCTGGTGGCCGCGCTCCTCCTGGCCGGGTGCGACCAGGCGAGCCCAAGCGGATCCGAGGCACCGACCGCGAGCGGGCGAGGCGGCGAACCCGAACAGATCCTCCGGCTCAGCTACTCCGAGGTCGGTTCGCTGGATCCCGCTGGCTACTTCGACGGAACGCTGCATCTACTTGTTCGCGGCCTGACAGGCCTGGACGAGGAAATGCGCACCGTTCCGGCCATAGCCGAGTCATGGGACGTGAGTGAGGAGGGCACCCATCTCACGTTCCATTTGCGCCAGGCCAGCTACAGCAACGGCGATCCAATCGTTGCCGCCGATTTCGTGTACGGCTGGCGGCGTCTGCTCGACCCACGCATCGAGTCCGGGTGGGGATATCTGCTGGCCGATCTGGTCGGCGCGGGAGACCTTCTCGCGCTCACGCCCGATTCCGTCCCGGCGGACGAGGTGATCGACTCGATGCTGGCCGGCCTCGGCGTTTCGGCGCCCGATGAGCGAACGCTCGAGGTGGATCTCGCCAGGCCGGCGGCCTACTTCGCGACCGTCGCCTACTTCCCGGCTTTGGCCCCCGTTCCCCAATCGTGGATTACACGCCCAGGCGCCACTGAGGGGGGTGCCTTCGTGTCGTCTGGGCCCTTCGTGCTGACCGAGTGGGTTCACGACCAGAGGCGGACGTATGAACCGAACCCGATGTGGTGGGGCGATCCGACCGGGCTCGATCGCATCGAAATGCGCGTCTTTTCCTCCGACGAGGACGCCCTCGAGGCATTCCGGCGGGGAGAGATCGACCTCCTCGGTGTGCCGGCCCTCCCAGGGGCTGAGGACCTCAATTCCCTGGCGCAACCGCGTCCGGGCTCCTCCTTCTGGTTCATCGGATTCAACATGCTCACCCCAGGCAGCCTCACCGCGCGCAGCGCCGAGCTCCGTCGCGCGCTCAGCCTGGCCATCGACCGCGAGGAGCTGAACGCCATCGTCGGATTCAACGGCCCGGTGGCCGGGAGTCCCATTCCGCCGGGCGTCCCTGGCCACGATCCGGACCTCGCATCCGTATTCGATCCCGACGAAGCCCGTCGTAGCCTGGCGCAGGCGCTCAAAGAGCTGGGGCTGACAGATGCGGAGGACCTCCACCTGACGTTCCTCCACGGCACACTGGTCGGAGAGGGCCCGCGTCACCTGGAGCTGCAATGGCGAACGGTCCTTGGCATCGAGGTCGAGTTCGTTGGCCTGGAGGTCGATCAGTACTTCGAACGGCTTTTTGCCGGGCATGATTTCGACATGTTCTGGGTAGGGTGGATCGCGGACTACCCGCACCCCCAGAGCTACCTCGAACCGGTGTGGGGATGCCAGCAACGGGCGAACTGGGCGGCGTATTGCAACCCAGCGTTCGAGGAGCTCCTCGACCAGGCAGCCCGCACCGGCGACGTCGACAGCCAGCTGGCCCTCTATGCCGAGGCCCAGCGCCTGCTGGTGGACGAGCCAGCCGCGATGTTCCTCCAATGGGAAAGCGGGTACGCACTGGTTGCGCCGTGGGTGAACGGGCTGGTGCTCACCCCGATGGACGATTCCCCGGGATCCGTGTTCCTCGACCAGATCCGGATCACCGCGCGGGACTAGGCTTCCGGCGCGACCGCCGTCATACGGTCGCGGATGCGCTCCGCGGCGGCCTCGTCGTTGAGCCGATTGGCGGCCCGCAGTGCGCGCAGCCACAGACGACCGGCTTCGTCATCGGCGCCCAGCTCGGCGGCCCGTTCGGCGCCACGTTCGAGGTACTCGAGCGCCTTGCCCAGGTCGTGAGCCCGGGCATAGTGATGGGCGACTTCCTCCAGGTGGCTGTCCAGGGCAGCCGCGTACCGCGCTTCGCAGGCGCGGGCGGTAGCCAGGTGCAGCTCGGCCCGCCGGGCATCGGTCAAGGTGCCCAGGACGGCTTCGTGAAGCAGGCCATGTCGAAACTCGTAGGTCGGGTCCGGATAGCGTCCCCGTTCGACGATGATCCCGCCGCGCAGCAGCGCCTCGAGGGCGGGGTCGACCTCGTCGACCACTCCCTCCAGGATGGTGCGGCTGAACTGACGGCCGATCACCGCCGCCGCTTCAGTGACCCCGCGCACCTCGGCGGGGAGATGGTCGATCCGGGCCACCAGCAACCCCTCCAGCGCTGGCGGCAGGACATTGCGGGGGACGGTCAGGGTCCACGCTTCGTGATGCGCCAGCGCGCCGGTCTCCTGCAGGCGAGCCAGCAGCTCCTCGAGGAACAGCGGATTGCCCTCGCTGACTTCGGCCAGGGTGCGGCGCGTCCCGGGATCCAACCCCTCCCCAGGTACGAGGAGGGTCGCCAGCTCCTCCGCAGCCGCGAGGTGGAGGGGCGGCAGGTCGACGCTGGTCAACCGGTGGCTGAAGTCGGTGAGGGCCTGGGTGCGCAGTGCCCAGCCAGCCGTCCCGGTGTCAGGCCGCAGGGTCAGCATCAGGCCGATCGGTGCCCGATCGGTCAGGGCCATCACATCGATCGCCAGCTCAGCCGATGACTCGTCGGCCCAGTTGACATCCTCCACCGCGACAGCCAGCGGCCCATTGGCGGCCAACGACCGCAACCATCCGACGTACGCGGCCCGCAATCGGGCGGCCAGCTCGGGCGGGGACAGCTCCGTCAGCACGGCCTCGGCATCGGCATCCAGGCGGATGCCCAGGAGGCGGGCCAGCTCAGGGAGCCGATCGGCGCCGTCAGCACCCAGCCGGGCCCGGAGACGGGTCCGGACGGCCAGGTCGGGCTCTCCGTCAGGGATGCCCAACCAACCCCGCAGCATCTCGACGAACGGCCCAAAGGGCGAGCGGGCGCCATACGACAGGCAGTGCCCCTCGAGCCAGGTCATCCGCCCTTGACTGAGGCGGCGCATCTCGGCCAGGAGGCGCGTCTTGCCGAGGCCGGCTTCACCGACGATGAGCACCACCTGGCCCTGGCCAGCGGTCAGCTGGTCAAGCGTCGTCGTCAGGCGTGCGAGCTCGACGTCGCGCCCGACCAATGGGCGGTCAGCCGCCGGGCCGCCAGCGGCCGGGGCTCCAGGAGTTGGCGCTCCTGCAGCCGGGGCTCCAGGAGTTGGGGTCGCCGATTGCGGGCCGATCAGCCTCCAGGCCTTCACCGGCTCCTCGCGGCCCTTGACGTGCAGCGGCCCGAGAGGCTGGGTGATGAAGCGGCCGGCGAGACGCCGCGCGGTGGCCTCCCCGACCGCGATCGTCCCCGGCTCGGCGGCTGCCTCGAGCCGCGCGGCGATATTTGTCGCATCCCCCAGGGCCACGGTCTGCGGGTCCGCTGCCCCAACCATCCCCACGCCCGCCTGGCCGCTGTTCACCCCCACCCGCACTCCCAGGCCGGCGATGCCCCACGCGGCCTCCACTTCTCGGCCATACGCCGCCATCAGGTCGATGATTCGCAATGCCGCCCGCGCGGCGCGCTCCGGATCGTCCTCGTGGGCTGTCGGAACGCCGAAGTACGCGCAGATGCCGTCGCCCTGGTAGGCCTGCACGGTGCCACCGAAATCCTCGACCGCGCCGCTCATGCGGGTGACGCACTCGCCGATGAGCGCCTTGACCTCGTCCGGCGCCAGGCGCTCCCCGAGGCCGGTGGATCCGGTGATGTCGGCAAAGAGGGCAGTGATGGGGCGCAGCTGATCGGCGGTCATGCCCTACCGGCCTCCGGCCAGGATGGACCGATACTGCTCCGGATCGACGTTGCCGCCGCTCAGCACGATGACGCGTGGCGGGTGGACCGGCCCAGCGGCGCCGGTCAGGTGTGCGGCCATGCTGGCCGCGCCCGACGGCTCGATCACCAGTCGGGCCCGGAGTGCCAGCTGACGCATGGCCTCGCGCATGTCGTCGTCCGAGACGGTCACGATATCGTCGACGAGGGCCTGGATGTGCGCCCAGGGAAGGTTCCCGAGGCGGTTCACGCGCAGGCCGTCGGCAATCGTCTGGTGCGTGCGCTCGGTCGGCCAGGCTCGGACCTCGCCCGCGGCCAGGGATTCGCGCGCATCGGCCGCATCTTCCGGCTCGACCCCGACGATCCGGGCCTTGGGCGCCAGCGCCTTCACCGCCGCCGCGATGCCGCTGATCAGGCCACCACCGCTGATCGGAACGAGCACCTCCCCGACGTTCGGCAGATCCTCCACGATCTCCAGGCCGCAGGTTCCCTGGCCGGCGATGATCTCGGGGTCGTCGTAGGGCGCGACCATCGTCAGGCCGCGCTCCGCCGCCAGGTTCTCGGCGAGTGCCCGCCTGGCGTCGTTGCCGGGTGCGGCCAGAATCAGCTCGGCGCCGTCGGCTCGCACCCGGTCGATCTTCAGCGACGGAGCGTCCTCGGGCATCACGATTACGGCGTGGATTCCCAGCAGCCGCGCCGCCCTTGCCACCGCCTGCGCATGGTTGCCCGAGGAGTAGGTGATCACGCCAGCAGAGCGTTCATCATCGGTCAGCGTGGACAGCCGGAAGTAGGCGCCGCGCATCTTGAACGCGCCCACCGGTTGCAGGCTCTCCGGCTTGAGCCAGACCCCGTCTTCCCAGGGCAGCAACGGGGTGCGGACCGCCACCCCCCGGATCTGCTCAGCGGCGAACCGAATGCGCTCCAGCGGGACAAGCATGCGAGGATGCTAGACGGATGAGAAACCAACCGTCCGCCTGCCCGGCCACGCCACCACGGGCGTGCTCACGCGGGTCGATGCCGGGACTGCCCTCCAAGCCCGCTGAACCTCCGGCGCCGCGAATGCCACGATGGGCGCGGCCCGCGCGCCGCTCGCGAGTGGCCACCGTGGTCGCCGTCGCGCTGCTGGGACTCGCGGCCTGCAACCTCGGTTCGCCGGCAGCAAGCGTCGCGCCCACGCCGACGCCCAATTCTTCGTCGGCCGCAGCGTCCCTGGACTGCGAAGAGCCGAATCTCCTGAGTCCGCAGGGCAGTCGGGTGGACCTGACCGGGACCTGGACGGGTGGCTCGACCCTGTTCTACGTCCGCCAGGTCGGCCAGTGCGTGTGGTGGATTGGGCTCAGCAACTGGCCGGGACAGTCACCGGGAGACTTCTTTTCGAACACCTTCGCGGGGCGGCTGGGCGTCGAAGGCCCCGATTACGTCGTTCGCGGCGAGTGGGCAAGCATCATCCGGCCCAGCTCCGGGATGGCATACAACCCCCCATATGAGCGTCTCATCGCATTCGAGGTCGTGTTCGAGACGGTCGGGGGGACGGAAACCATCGTCCTGCGGGGCCTGCGAATGTCGGAACTGGCGCCCACGGACTGGTA containing:
- a CDS encoding adenylate/guanylate cyclase domain-containing protein, with the protein product MTADQLRPITALFADITGSTGLGERLAPDEVKALIGECVTRMSGAVEDFGGTVQAYQGDGICAYFGVPTAHEDDPERAARAALRIIDLMAAYGREVEAAWGIAGLGVRVGVNSGQAGVGMVGAADPQTVALGDATNIAARLEAAAEPGTIAVGEATARRLAGRFITQPLGPLHVKGREEPVKAWRLIGPQSATPTPGAPAAGAPTPGAPAAGGPAADRPLVGRDVELARLTTTLDQLTAGQGQVVLIVGEAGLGKTRLLAEMRRLSQGRMTWLEGHCLSYGARSPFGPFVEMLRGWLGIPDGEPDLAVRTRLRARLGADGADRLPELARLLGIRLDADAEAVLTELSPPELAARLRAAYVGWLRSLAANGPLAVAVEDVNWADESSAELAIDVMALTDRAPIGLMLTLRPDTGTAGWALRTQALTDFSHRLTSVDLPPLHLAAAEELATLLVPGEGLDPGTRRTLAEVSEGNPLFLEELLARLQETGALAHHEAWTLTVPRNVLPPALEGLLVARIDHLPAEVRGVTEAAAVIGRQFSRTILEGVVDEVDPALEALLRGGIIVERGRYPDPTYEFRHGLLHEAVLGTLTDARRAELHLATARACEARYAAALDSHLEEVAHHYARAHDLGKALEYLERGAERAAELGADDEAGRLWLRALRAANRLNDEAAAERIRDRMTAVAPEA
- a CDS encoding serine/threonine-protein kinase, translated to MTVDPDSYLGREVAGYQVEEVIGRGGMGVVYRAEHLRLGRKVALKVVAPQIAREPKFRERFLRESRTAGSLDHPNVVPIYDAGEADGVLYIAMRFVDGVDLATLITRDGRLEPARTARIVAQVASALDAAHEAGLVHRDVKPSNVLLPARGAGRGEHAYLGDFGLTKRVLSESGVTGSSAFLGTIAYVAPEQIEGRPVDAKADQYSLACLIYECLTGHRPFERETDVATLYAHLRDPFPSVGDAAEPDLRSALDGALARAAAKKPAERFDSCGDLAEELVRITGATTGTGSQPVAVRRVRSAAQSRRRLAAGFGSAAVVAALAIGGFILWQSNQSAAPVITGNGVAIIDTATNQASLGAELANEPTAIAADPTAAWVTHFSASQVSRVDAVTRMVTSIPVGAGPGAVVAGAAEGLVWVANTTAETLSEIDAENPGRGPTTMALLFRPGALALGDAFLWVIDTQADSVTQIDAGRLRLENEPISVGAEPVGVAAGGGAVWVANSLDQSLSRLAIGLTSADAPIALGFTPGALALDVDTDALWIVDAAGGAVVRYNTRSRDQVVRVPVGSRPAAIAIGGGGVWVANSGDGTVSRIDPATNEVVAIIAIGGAPVGVAVSGETVWVAVAGR
- a CDS encoding peptide ABC transporter substrate-binding protein, whose product is MAALLLAGCDQASPSGSEAPTASGRGGEPEQILRLSYSEVGSLDPAGYFDGTLHLLVRGLTGLDEEMRTVPAIAESWDVSEEGTHLTFHLRQASYSNGDPIVAADFVYGWRRLLDPRIESGWGYLLADLVGAGDLLALTPDSVPADEVIDSMLAGLGVSAPDERTLEVDLARPAAYFATVAYFPALAPVPQSWITRPGATEGGAFVSSGPFVLTEWVHDQRRTYEPNPMWWGDPTGLDRIEMRVFSSDEDALEAFRRGEIDLLGVPALPGAEDLNSLAQPRPGSSFWFIGFNMLTPGSLTARSAELRRALSLAIDREELNAIVGFNGPVAGSPIPPGVPGHDPDLASVFDPDEARRSLAQALKELGLTDAEDLHLTFLHGTLVGEGPRHLELQWRTVLGIEVEFVGLEVDQYFERLFAGHDFDMFWVGWIADYPHPQSYLEPVWGCQQRANWAAYCNPAFEELLDQAARTGDVDSQLALYAEAQRLLVDEPAAMFLQWESGYALVAPWVNGLVLTPMDDSPGSVFLDQIRITARD
- a CDS encoding threonine/serine dehydratase, producing the protein MLVPLERIRFAAEQIRGVAVRTPLLPWEDGVWLKPESLQPVGAFKMRGAYFRLSTLTDDERSAGVITYSSGNHAQAVARAARLLGIHAVIVMPEDAPSLKIDRVRADGAELILAAPGNDARRALAENLAAERGLTMVAPYDDPEIIAGQGTCGLEIVEDLPNVGEVLVPISGGGLISGIAAAVKALAPKARIVGVEPEDAADARESLAAGEVRAWPTERTHQTIADGLRVNRLGNLPWAHIQALVDDIVTVSDDDMREAMRQLALRARLVIEPSGAASMAAHLTGAAGPVHPPRVIVLSGGNVDPEQYRSILAGGR